In Methanobacterium sp., a single window of DNA contains:
- a CDS encoding glycosyltransferase, which yields MKLSIIIPTFNEEYYLPPLLESIRCQDFSDYEVVVADAGSEDDTIEIAKNWGCKVVKGGLPAVGRNRGAEVAQGEFLLFLDSDVILTRDYLQLSLDEFQVRGLGIAITQIAPLSDSFLNKITHDFANFFMKRVENIKPHGAGCYGIITTKKLHDEVEGFDENLDFGEDTDYIERIGSISQFKVLRNPKLLVSTRRLQEEGLRNVAFKYAKSTFYQFRGKHISAEDLDYTFGHPEQKRILYSVCGEGMGHAIRARVLLNHLTKNNEVHIFASDRAYDYLSTYFDNVYEIGGFNTVYENNTVQNMKTFVKGMKDLPGDLKKSLRNMYSVAKAVKPEIIISDFEFYSNLLSKILRLPLISIDNMHVLTQAELEVPKKYRKDRLAAESVVKSFIQLPTRYLITSYFYPPLKNPKKATYFSPVLRDEIMDLKPNKGEHVLVYQTSDSNLRLLEILNQLDDEFVVYGFHRDEKDKNIVFKTFNEDDFFQDMAQARAVISNGGFTLISEALYLGKPVLSVPVKKQFEQILNAIYLERLGYGEFHEELEREDIERFLSRLDEYQKNIKKYFFHDHNQFILEELDRIIDENIQRDA from the coding sequence ATGAAGCTTTCAATAATCATACCAACCTTCAATGAAGAATACTATCTACCCCCCCTTCTGGAAAGTATACGTTGCCAAGATTTCAGCGACTATGAAGTAGTAGTGGCTGATGCCGGATCAGAAGATGACACCATAGAAATTGCCAAAAACTGGGGATGTAAAGTTGTCAAAGGGGGGTTACCGGCTGTGGGACGTAATCGCGGAGCAGAAGTAGCTCAGGGAGAATTTTTACTATTTTTGGATTCCGATGTGATACTAACCAGAGATTACCTCCAGTTGTCTCTGGATGAATTTCAAGTTAGGGGGCTGGGAATTGCCATCACCCAGATTGCACCTTTAAGTGACAGTTTCTTAAACAAGATCACCCATGATTTTGCCAATTTTTTCATGAAACGAGTTGAAAACATCAAACCCCACGGTGCAGGGTGTTATGGAATTATCACCACCAAGAAACTCCACGATGAGGTGGAAGGGTTTGATGAAAACCTAGATTTTGGAGAGGACACCGACTATATTGAACGCATAGGCTCCATTAGCCAATTCAAAGTCCTTAGGAATCCTAAACTTCTGGTTTCCACCAGGCGTCTTCAAGAAGAGGGTCTGCGTAATGTGGCTTTTAAGTATGCTAAAAGCACTTTCTACCAGTTTCGGGGTAAGCATATTTCAGCCGAAGATCTGGATTACACCTTTGGACATCCTGAGCAGAAAAGAATTCTTTACTCGGTTTGTGGGGAAGGGATGGGGCATGCCATAAGGGCTAGAGTTCTCCTTAATCATCTGACCAAGAACAATGAAGTACACATATTTGCTTCTGACCGTGCTTATGATTATCTTTCCACATATTTTGACAATGTTTATGAGATTGGTGGATTTAACACAGTGTATGAGAATAATACAGTTCAAAACATGAAAACTTTTGTTAAGGGGATGAAAGACCTGCCTGGAGATCTGAAAAAGAGCCTACGCAATATGTACAGCGTGGCCAAGGCAGTGAAACCTGAGATCATCATTTCTGATTTTGAATTTTATTCAAACTTGTTATCCAAAATCCTTCGCCTGCCCCTGATAAGCATTGATAACATGCATGTTTTAACCCAAGCCGAGCTAGAAGTGCCTAAAAAATATCGTAAAGACAGATTAGCCGCTGAAAGCGTGGTAAAATCATTCATACAACTCCCTACTCGTTATTTAATTACCAGTTATTTTTATCCTCCTTTAAAAAATCCAAAAAAAGCCACATATTTCTCTCCAGTCCTGCGTGATGAGATAATGGATCTTAAACCTAATAAGGGGGAGCATGTGCTGGTTTACCAGACTAGTGACTCTAACCTTCGGTTACTGGAGATTCTAAACCAATTGGATGATGAATTTGTGGTTTATGGATTCCACCGGGATGAAAAAGATAAAAATATAGTGTTTAAAACCTTCAATGAGGATGATTTTTTTCAGGACATGGCTCAAGCCCGGGCTGTGATATCTAATGGTGGATTCACCCTTATAAGTGAGGCTTTGTACCTTGGAAAACCAGTTTTAAGTGTTCCTGTGAAAAAACAGTTTGAGCAGATTTTAAATGCTATTTATCTGGAACGGTTGGGATATGGTGAATTTCATGAAGAACTGGAAAGGGAAGATATCGAACGATTCCTCTCCCGTCTAGATGAATATCAGAAAAATATCAAAAAATATTTCTTCCATGACCATAACCAATTCATTTTAGAGGAATTAGATAGAATTATTGATGAAAATATTCAAAGGGATGCTTAG
- a CDS encoding DUF763 domain-containing protein: MSHRSGISNLPLHGGKAPRWLFQRMVKLAGAVAEAVILEYGLNEFLHRISDPHWFQAFSCVLGFDWHSSGTTTTTCGALKTAINPEVHGILVAGGKGRASRQTPHEIQDIGEIFSLSEKKLDELAYSSKISAKIDNSCIQDGYQLYHHVFFLTEKGGWAVVQQGMNKSTRYARRYHWLSDSVEDYLNEPHNGICCDIQEKKSLDMTSPLSFDAQQTSLDLILDNPDHLWKYFSKKPHIDLKQASLDNFCPELTLPSHHPVLDTDLSPREFEVLKNAWELQPDSYEELISLKGMGPKKIRALALISDLVYGDSPSWNDPVKYSFTHGGKDGFPYPVDREVYDHSIQTIKDSLEEAKLEKKDKYQAIKRLENLIQSDNN, translated from the coding sequence ATGAGTCATAGAAGTGGAATATCCAACCTTCCTCTTCATGGGGGCAAAGCACCACGGTGGCTTTTTCAGAGAATGGTGAAGCTGGCTGGTGCTGTTGCTGAGGCTGTAATATTGGAATATGGGTTGAATGAATTTTTACACAGAATTTCTGACCCGCACTGGTTTCAGGCGTTTTCTTGTGTATTGGGATTTGACTGGCATAGTTCCGGAACAACCACCACAACGTGTGGTGCTTTAAAAACTGCTATAAATCCGGAAGTACATGGTATTCTTGTTGCCGGTGGTAAGGGCCGTGCTTCACGCCAAACACCCCATGAAATCCAGGATATAGGTGAAATTTTTTCCTTATCTGAAAAAAAACTGGATGAACTGGCATATTCCAGTAAAATATCCGCCAAGATCGATAATTCATGTATACAGGATGGTTACCAGCTTTATCATCATGTTTTCTTTTTAACTGAAAAAGGCGGGTGGGCTGTTGTGCAGCAAGGAATGAATAAATCCACTAGATATGCTCGACGTTATCATTGGCTCTCTGATTCAGTTGAAGACTACCTTAACGAACCTCATAATGGGATATGTTGTGATATTCAAGAGAAAAAAAGCTTGGATATGACTTCTCCTTTGAGTTTTGATGCCCAACAAACCAGTCTGGATCTGATTCTGGATAACCCTGATCACCTCTGGAAATACTTCTCAAAAAAGCCTCACATTGACCTAAAACAGGCAAGTCTGGATAATTTCTGCCCAGAACTAACATTACCCAGCCACCATCCAGTTCTGGATACTGATCTATCTCCTCGTGAATTTGAAGTACTTAAAAATGCATGGGAACTGCAACCCGACAGTTATGAAGAATTAATATCATTAAAAGGCATGGGTCCTAAGAAGATACGTGCATTAGCCCTTATTTCTGATCTGGTTTATGGTGACAGTCCCAGCTGGAATGATCCAGTTAAATACAGTTTCACCCACGGAGGTAAAGATGGTTTTCCCTACCCTGTGGACCGGGAAGTATATGACCATTCAATCCAGACAATTAAAGATTCATTAGAAGAAGCTAAATTAGAGAAAAAAGACAAGTATCAGGCGATCAAACGATTAGAAAACTTGATTCAATCCGATAATAATTAG
- a CDS encoding RtcB family protein encodes MVTGEILKKVRDCVWEVPGDYKKEMKVPGRIFLDEDSIKTLEKGAVDQVANVACLPGIQKFSVGLPDIHFGYGFSIGGVGAFSSSTGVISPGGVGFDINCGVRLIRTNLTSAEVKPKIKELVDLMFRNVPSGLGSKGKIRLRKGEIDDVLLNGARWAVENGYGWEKDLEYLEENGCMAEADPSMVSDKAKKRGIPQLGSLGSGNHFMEVQQVDEIFDDDAAKSFGLEKDQVTVLIHSGSRGCGHQVCTDYLRSMDKAARRYNINLPDRQLACAPVNSEEAQNYFAAMAAAANYAWTNRQMILHWVRESFEQIFQKDAEDMDMGIVYDVAHNIAKKETHQIKGKNTQLYVHRKGATRAFGPGREEVPADYRNIGQPVLLPGTMGTSSYILHGTDVAMEETFGSTAHGAGRQMSRAGAKRTYRGEEVLKLLKSRGIYLKAHSMPVVAEEAPGAYKDVDQVVQTVHKTGISRMVGRVVPLGVAKG; translated from the coding sequence ATGGTTACTGGAGAAATTTTGAAAAAGGTACGCGATTGTGTTTGGGAAGTTCCTGGCGATTATAAGAAGGAAATGAAGGTTCCAGGTAGGATTTTTCTGGATGAAGATTCTATAAAAACCTTAGAAAAGGGAGCTGTGGACCAAGTGGCAAATGTGGCTTGTCTTCCTGGAATCCAGAAGTTTTCAGTTGGACTCCCTGATATTCACTTTGGTTACGGGTTCAGCATCGGTGGAGTGGGAGCTTTCAGCAGTAGCACAGGAGTTATAAGTCCAGGTGGTGTTGGGTTTGATATTAACTGTGGTGTGAGACTTATCCGCACCAATTTAACCAGTGCAGAAGTCAAACCCAAAATCAAAGAACTAGTGGATTTAATGTTTCGTAACGTACCATCAGGTTTAGGGAGCAAAGGGAAAATAAGACTTCGTAAGGGTGAAATCGACGATGTTCTATTAAATGGTGCTAGATGGGCTGTTGAAAACGGTTATGGCTGGGAAAAAGACCTGGAATACTTGGAGGAAAACGGGTGCATGGCTGAGGCTGATCCATCCATGGTGAGTGATAAGGCCAAAAAAAGGGGTATACCCCAACTGGGTAGTTTAGGTTCAGGTAACCACTTCATGGAAGTTCAACAAGTTGATGAAATATTTGATGATGATGCCGCTAAATCATTTGGACTGGAAAAGGATCAAGTGACTGTACTTATTCATTCTGGCAGCAGAGGATGTGGACATCAAGTATGTACAGATTATCTGCGTAGCATGGACAAAGCAGCCAGACGATACAATATTAACCTTCCTGACAGACAACTTGCTTGTGCCCCTGTAAACTCAGAAGAAGCACAGAATTATTTCGCAGCCATGGCTGCAGCTGCCAACTATGCTTGGACTAACCGGCAGATGATTTTGCATTGGGTACGGGAATCATTTGAACAAATATTCCAGAAGGATGCAGAGGACATGGACATGGGCATTGTCTATGATGTGGCTCATAACATTGCCAAGAAAGAAACCCATCAAATTAAAGGCAAAAACACCCAACTTTATGTGCATCGTAAAGGAGCCACACGAGCATTTGGACCTGGAAGAGAAGAGGTACCTGCAGATTACCGGAACATAGGCCAACCTGTGCTTTTACCTGGAACTATGGGAACGTCTTCCTATATTTTGCATGGAACTGATGTGGCAATGGAGGAAACATTCGGATCAACTGCTCATGGTGCCGGTCGCCAGATGAGCAGGGCTGGTGCCAAACGCACCTACCGTGGTGAGGAAGTCTTAAAACTTCTTAAAAGTAGGGGAATATATTTGAAAGCCCACTCCATGCCTGTGGTGGCTGAAGAAGCACCAGGTGCATATAAGGATGTGGACCAAGTTGTGCAAACTGTCCATAAGACTGGTATTTCTCGAATGGTAGGCCGAGTGGTTCCATTGGGAGTGGCCAAAGGATAA
- the mtnP gene encoding S-methyl-5'-thioadenosine phosphorylase, translating to MMGIIGGTGVYRIVERGDLKEKTIINTPYGESPPISIFMLEDQELAFLPRHKEGHDLPPHMINYRANVYALKKLGVDGILATNAVGSLNESLKPGEFLIPDDFLDFTRARPFTFYNDRAVHVDVTQPYCPQLRETLISTGKKVDGRVVDGGVYVCTEGPRFETPAEIHMFRQIGGAVVGMTGLPEVVLARELEMCYATICMVSNYAASVSSEKITIDEVFDVVEQKKKVLTELIYNSILNIPLDRNCPCSRALEGAEIE from the coding sequence ATGATGGGAATAATCGGAGGCACCGGAGTATACCGAATTGTTGAAAGGGGAGATTTAAAGGAGAAAACGATTATAAACACACCTTACGGTGAATCTCCGCCAATATCTATTTTCATGCTTGAAGATCAGGAGCTTGCTTTCCTCCCACGCCATAAAGAGGGTCATGACCTCCCACCGCACATGATTAATTATAGGGCCAATGTTTATGCTCTTAAAAAATTGGGAGTCGATGGTATTCTGGCAACCAATGCAGTGGGGTCCTTAAATGAATCCCTAAAACCGGGAGAGTTCCTCATACCAGATGATTTCCTGGATTTCACCCGAGCCCGGCCTTTCACATTTTACAATGACCGGGCAGTTCATGTGGATGTAACTCAGCCTTACTGTCCTCAGTTGAGGGAAACCTTAATATCCACTGGGAAAAAGGTTGATGGCAGGGTGGTTGATGGTGGGGTGTATGTCTGCACTGAGGGGCCTCGATTTGAAACTCCGGCAGAGATTCACATGTTCCGTCAGATTGGGGGAGCAGTAGTGGGTATGACTGGCCTTCCTGAGGTTGTCCTGGCCAGGGAACTTGAAATGTGTTATGCCACTATATGCATGGTTTCTAACTACGCAGCATCAGTATCTTCAGAGAAGATTACAATTGATGAGGTCTTTGATGTGGTGGAGCAGAAGAAGAAAGTGTTAACTGAACTAATCTATAATTCTATTCTCAACATTCCACTTGATAGAAACTGTCCTTGCAGTCGGGCACTGGAAGGAGCTGAAATTGAATAA
- the nadA gene encoding quinolinate synthase, whose translation MNQEQKEILKLKKDKNAVILAHNYQAAEIQEIADFLGDSLELCVESSQIEDADLVVFCGVDFMAETAAILNPSKKILIPEPQAECPMAHMLPQKELLKYKRRYPDAAVVLYVNTMAEAKAEADILCTSANAVKVVESLDEDQILFGPDMNLAWFVQEQTDKEIIPIPEKGHCYVHKMFNMADIAFSHENYPDAEVLVHPECDGEVQQLADHVLSTGGMIRHVANSSKKTFLIGTEVDMVTRLRRENPDKLIYPLLDEAICENMKLHTLDKVKKSLEEEKFLVTIPQEIADKARKAVERMLEVSL comes from the coding sequence TTGAACCAAGAGCAGAAAGAGATTTTAAAACTTAAAAAAGATAAGAATGCTGTAATTTTGGCTCATAATTACCAGGCTGCTGAGATACAGGAAATCGCAGATTTTTTGGGGGATTCCCTGGAGTTATGTGTTGAATCATCCCAAATTGAAGATGCTGATCTAGTTGTTTTTTGTGGTGTGGATTTCATGGCAGAAACTGCAGCTATTTTGAATCCATCCAAAAAAATATTAATTCCTGAACCCCAAGCAGAATGTCCAATGGCCCACATGCTCCCCCAAAAAGAACTACTCAAATACAAGAGGAGATATCCTGATGCTGCAGTGGTGCTATACGTCAACACCATGGCCGAGGCCAAAGCCGAGGCAGACATCCTCTGCACTTCAGCCAACGCAGTTAAAGTAGTTGAAAGCTTGGATGAGGATCAGATACTTTTTGGTCCGGATATGAACTTGGCCTGGTTTGTCCAGGAGCAGACTGATAAAGAAATAATACCCATACCAGAAAAAGGGCACTGTTATGTGCATAAAATGTTTAACATGGCTGACATTGCATTTTCTCATGAGAATTATCCTGATGCCGAGGTATTGGTCCATCCAGAGTGTGATGGTGAAGTGCAACAACTGGCCGACCATGTGCTGAGCACTGGTGGAATGATCCGTCATGTGGCTAATTCATCTAAAAAAACTTTTCTCATAGGAACAGAAGTGGACATGGTAACAAGACTCCGTCGTGAAAATCCAGATAAACTTATTTATCCATTACTAGATGAGGCGATCTGTGAAAATATGAAATTACACACCTTGGATAAGGTAAAAAAATCTCTGGAAGAAGAAAAATTCCTGGTTACTATCCCTCAAGAAATTGCAGATAAAGCTAGAAAAGCAGTTGAAAGAATGTTAGAAGTCAGTTTATAG
- a CDS encoding 4a-hydroxytetrahydrobiopterin dehydratase, with the protein MDVPELLSPSEIKNRANNLKNWSVLEEHSLVAVFEFPDFTHALEFTVKAGLIAEEMQHHPEINLSWGKVALEITTNDRGGLTELDFLYAKKINDLLL; encoded by the coding sequence ATGGATGTTCCAGAACTTCTGAGTCCATCAGAAATAAAAAATAGGGCAAATAACCTTAAAAACTGGTCTGTTCTTGAAGAACACTCTCTGGTAGCAGTTTTCGAATTTCCAGATTTCACACACGCACTTGAATTCACAGTTAAAGCTGGTTTAATAGCAGAAGAAATGCAACATCACCCTGAAATAAATCTATCATGGGGAAAAGTGGCTTTAGAGATAACCACCAATGATCGTGGTGGTTTAACAGAACTGGACTTTTTATATGCCAAAAAAATTAATGACTTACTCTTATAA